One window from the genome of Bacteroidota bacterium encodes:
- a CDS encoding SufE family protein — protein MKIEEIEKSIVEDFELFDEWAEKYQYIIELGQKLPPLDDKYKIEENKIKGCQSSVWLNAYSKEGKVFFEADSDSTFVKGEIALLINVLSGQDPKDVVETDLKFIDEIGLRQHIAVTRANGLASMIKQMKLYALGLNSKQSA, from the coding sequence ATGAAGATCGAAGAAATTGAAAAATCAATAGTTGAAGATTTTGAACTCTTCGATGAATGGGCTGAAAAATATCAGTACATCATTGAACTGGGACAAAAACTTCCACCTCTTGATGATAAATATAAAATTGAAGAAAATAAGATCAAAGGTTGCCAAAGCAGTGTTTGGTTAAATGCATATAGTAAAGAAGGAAAAGTATTTTTTGAAGCTGACAGCGACTCTACCTTTGTGAAAGGTGAGATTGCATTACTTATAAATGTTCTTTCCGGACAAGATCCAAAAGATGTTGTTGAAACTGATTTAAAGTTCATCGATGAAATTGGATTACGTCAGCATATTGCAGTTACCCGCGCTAACGGACTTGCATCAATGATCAAGCAAATGAAATTATACGCATTAGGTTTGAACTCGAAACAATCGGCATGA
- a CDS encoding DUF2480 family protein yields MEPIINKVASSGLITIDLEDLYPEEERILFDLKPWLFQELILKEKDFRENLKTHDWSQYKDKFVAVVCSADAIVPAWTYMLIFSQLEPVAKKIIFGDLKRLEEEIFEDVIDSIDAEKYRDQRVIIKGCSKKEIPLFTYAALTAKLRPFVKSIMFGEPCSTVPVFKRKDTV; encoded by the coding sequence ATGGAACCTATCATAAATAAAGTAGCTTCTTCCGGTCTTATCACCATCGACCTTGAAGATCTCTATCCTGAAGAAGAGCGTATACTTTTTGATCTAAAGCCGTGGTTGTTTCAGGAATTGATACTTAAAGAAAAAGACTTTCGTGAAAATTTAAAAACGCACGACTGGAGTCAATACAAAGATAAATTTGTTGCTGTTGTTTGTTCAGCTGATGCAATTGTTCCGGCGTGGACGTACATGTTGATTTTTTCCCAGCTTGAACCTGTTGCTAAAAAAATTATTTTCGGTGATCTGAAGAGACTTGAAGAAGAAATTTTTGAAGATGTGATCGATTCAATCGATGCAGAAAAGTATCGTGATCAACGTGTGATCATTAAAGGCTGTTCGAAAAAAGAAATTCCACTTTTTACTTATGCTGCATTGACTGCTAAGCTTCGTCCTTTTGTAAAGAGTATCATGTTTGGGGAACCTTGTAGTACTGTGCCGGTGTTCAAGAGGAAGGACACTGTTTAA
- a CDS encoding DUF59 domain-containing protein, with protein MTENTPSTITPDGHPVRSLRERVIETLKTCYDPEIPVDIYELGLIYEIKELPGNDLHIKMTLTSPACPVAETLPVDVENKLKLMPDVNNATVEITFDPPWEKDMMSEEAKLELGMW; from the coding sequence ATGACAGAAAACACGCCATCAACTATAACTCCAGACGGTCATCCGGTCAGATCGTTACGTGAACGAGTGATTGAAACATTGAAAACATGTTACGATCCGGAAATTCCTGTCGATATCTATGAGCTCGGATTAATTTATGAGATCAAAGAACTTCCCGGGAACGACTTGCATATTAAAATGACATTGACATCACCCGCATGTCCGGTTGCTGAAACTTTACCGGTTGATGTAGAAAATAAATTAAAATTAATGCCCGACGTTAACAATGCCACAGTAGAAATCACATTCGACCCGCCATGGGAAAAGGATATGATGAGTGAAGAGGCGAAGTTGGAGTTGGGGATGTGGTGA
- a CDS encoding transcriptional regulator produces MKNYIDDLNKAFESRIRLGIMSILMVNDSVDFNTFKELLNITDGNLASHAAALEKLEFILIRKQFVGKKPNTTYAITKKGRKAFGEHLDGLEKLLKKRE; encoded by the coding sequence ATGAAAAATTATATCGACGATCTTAATAAAGCATTCGAAAGCAGGATCAGGCTCGGTATCATGTCCATTCTCATGGTCAATGATTCGGTTGACTTTAATACTTTCAAAGAATTGCTCAATATTACAGATGGTAACCTTGCCAGTCATGCTGCTGCCTTAGAAAAACTGGAATTCATTCTGATCAGAAAACAATTCGTTGGAAAAAAACCTAATACGACTTATGCAATTACAAAAAAGGGACGTAAAGCTTTCGGAGAACATCTCGATGGACTTGAAAAATTATTAAAAAAAAGAGAGTGA
- a CDS encoding cysteine desulfurase, which yields MDSVITDPVTKAPFDVESVRRDFPVLKGKAHGKPLIYFDNAATSQKPQVVIDKLVDYYSNYNANIHRGVHYLSQKASNEFDVVRSIVQKFINASSEREIIFVKGTTEGINLVASTYGRKNVKAGDEVIVSAMEHHSNIVPWQMLCEEKGATLKVIPMNEKGEIIMDEYKKLLSDKTKFVSVVHTSNSLGTVNPVKEIIRLAHERNIPVMVDAAQGIVHSTIDVQKLDCDFLTFSGHKVFSPTGTGVLFGKTELLEAMPPYQGGGEMISSVKFEKTTYNEIPYKFEAGTPNIADVIGLGAGLNYFSGIDQAGAHAHEQALLKYASEKLSAIDGVRLIGTAKEKASVVSFVIDGLNALDVGMFLDTMGIAVRTGQHCTEPVMDQFCIPGTIRASFLFYNTFAEIDSLIEGVKRQLNY from the coding sequence ATGGACAGTGTAATTACAGATCCGGTGACTAAAGCACCATTTGATGTTGAATCTGTCAGACGAGATTTTCCTGTACTGAAAGGAAAAGCTCATGGAAAACCTTTGATTTATTTTGATAATGCTGCGACAAGTCAGAAACCACAGGTGGTGATTGATAAACTGGTCGACTATTACTCTAATTATAATGCTAACATTCATCGTGGTGTTCATTATCTAAGTCAGAAAGCTTCGAATGAATTTGATGTTGTTCGCTCAATCGTTCAGAAATTCATTAACGCTTCTTCTGAAAGAGAGATCATTTTTGTTAAAGGAACTACCGAAGGAATAAATTTAGTCGCATCGACTTATGGCCGGAAGAATGTAAAGGCCGGTGATGAAGTGATTGTGTCTGCAATGGAGCATCATAGTAACATCGTTCCATGGCAAATGCTTTGTGAGGAAAAAGGAGCTACTCTGAAAGTCATTCCGATGAATGAAAAAGGAGAGATCATAATGGATGAGTATAAAAAATTACTGTCTGATAAAACGAAATTTGTCAGCGTAGTTCATACTTCAAATTCTCTTGGTACGGTGAATCCGGTGAAAGAGATCATTCGTCTTGCTCATGAAAGAAATATTCCTGTGATGGTGGATGCTGCTCAAGGTATTGTACATTCAACAATCGATGTACAAAAACTGGATTGTGATTTTTTAACTTTTTCAGGACATAAAGTATTTTCTCCAACAGGAACAGGTGTTTTATTTGGAAAAACTGAATTGCTTGAAGCGATGCCACCATATCAGGGTGGAGGTGAGATGATCAGTTCAGTGAAATTTGAGAAAACGACTTACAATGAGATACCATATAAGTTTGAAGCCGGTACTCCTAATATTGCTGATGTAATTGGTTTAGGAGCCGGACTGAATTATTTTTCCGGAATTGATCAGGCAGGAGCGCATGCTCATGAGCAGGCTTTGCTGAAATATGCTTCGGAGAAATTGTCTGCTATCGACGGAGTACGACTGATCGGAACTGCAAAAGAAAAGGCAAGTGTTGTTTCATTTGTCATTGATGGATTGAATGCACTTGATGTCGGAATGTTTCTTGATACGATGGGAATTGCTGTCCGCACCGGACAACATTGTACTGAACCTGTAATGGATCAATTCTGTATTCCAGGAACAATACGAGCTTCGTTTTTATTCTATAACACATTTGCTGAAATCGATTCTTTAATAGAAGGAGTGAAAAGGCAATTAAATTACTGA
- the sufD gene encoding Fe-S cluster assembly protein SufD has translation MNTTINTMPEYLTRYFENNNLAGPAVLKQIRKDALARFEALGIPSTKHEEWKYTNLAQLSKSEFHPALYHTLSENDVVNDMIAGKDVVLMVFENGRFNEELSNFNDLPEGVTIGNLSDNLDNTLVVENISRHASFQNEAMVALNTAHISEGSFIHIAKGVIFEKPIHLMYISGGEADTLALPRNLLIAEKNSSVNVIESFHSRGRETSFINIVTEVVMEENAKVEWSKIQLENSNTIHISHTECTQAVNSNFDIHTITFGGKIVRNNLHIVLNGKNITANLNGLYVGGGDSLIDNHTLVDHAMPNCQSNELYKGVLDGRSKGVFNGKIFVRKDAQKSNAYQSNKNILMSDEASMNAKPQLEIFADDVKCSHGATTGQLDKEALFYLRSRGIGEEAARAFLTIAFAEDVLNRITNETLREELKSRISERLIAKN, from the coding sequence ATGAATACAACGATCAATACAATGCCGGAATATTTAACACGGTATTTTGAAAATAATAATCTGGCGGGACCTGCTGTTTTGAAGCAGATCAGAAAAGATGCGCTTGCACGTTTTGAAGCATTAGGAATTCCTTCGACTAAACATGAAGAATGGAAGTATACAAATCTCGCACAACTTTCTAAATCAGAATTTCATCCCGCACTTTATCATACACTTTCTGAAAACGATGTTGTGAATGATATGATCGCCGGAAAAGATGTTGTTCTTATGGTTTTTGAAAATGGAAGATTTAACGAAGAACTTTCGAATTTCAATGACCTTCCTGAAGGGGTCACTATCGGAAATCTTTCCGATAACTTAGATAATACTTTAGTAGTTGAAAATATTTCACGCCACGCTTCTTTTCAGAATGAAGCTATGGTTGCATTGAACACAGCACATATTTCAGAAGGTTCATTCATTCACATTGCTAAAGGCGTAATATTTGAAAAACCAATTCATCTGATGTACATCTCCGGTGGTGAAGCTGATACTCTTGCATTACCAAGAAATCTGCTTATCGCAGAAAAAAATTCTTCAGTGAATGTCATTGAAAGTTTTCACTCTCGGGGCAGAGAAACGTCTTTTATCAATATCGTTACTGAAGTTGTAATGGAAGAGAATGCAAAAGTTGAGTGGTCAAAAATTCAACTTGAGAATTCTAATACAATTCATATTAGTCATACTGAATGTACTCAGGCAGTGAATTCGAATTTTGATATTCACACCATTACTTTTGGAGGAAAAATAGTCCGGAACAATCTGCACATTGTATTGAACGGAAAAAATATTACTGCAAACCTCAACGGATTGTATGTTGGTGGTGGTGATTCGCTGATCGATAATCATACGCTTGTTGATCATGCAATGCCTAATTGCCAGAGTAATGAACTTTACAAAGGTGTTTTAGATGGCAGATCTAAAGGTGTGTTCAACGGAAAAATTTTCGTTCGTAAAGATGCCCAGAAATCAAACGCTTATCAATCGAATAAAAATATTTTGATGTCTGACGAAGCTTCCATGAATGCAAAACCGCAACTGGAGATCTTCGCTGATGATGTTAAATGTAGCCACGGTGCTACAACCGGTCAACTCGACAAAGAAGCCCTCTTCTATTTACGCAGTAGGGGTATCGGTGAAGAAGCGGCACGGGCTTTTCTTACCATTGCTTTTGCTGAAGATGTTCTCAACAGAATTACGAATGAAACACTTCGTGAAGAATTGAAATCACGAATCAGCGAAAGATTAATTGCAAAAAATTAA
- a CDS encoding DUF4173 domain-containing protein, with amino-acid sequence MKKNDWILIISVILYSFLFYNQFAGVNFLIFNIALIIGLLLKERELVKNKKWKLSAFLSLGTSLAITIYGNGLAVFANVIALSLLSAFSLRNNNSFLISLAFSFYSYATSVFYMVLDWQKRANSEATKSVPSVKRTFLIIIPVLITIFFLFLYRASNPLFNDFIKKINLDFISFELIFFTIFGFILLYGFYYHRKINLISAIDENSKQSISAGASESTLIFGKSLSQSDELFSGKLLFVLLNILVLIINILDFDFLFISHHLPEDVTYSQFVHQGIGALIFSIVMSVLIILFYFRGGINFSKDNKLIKTLAYLWIIQNVIMLISTSMRNGMYINEYGLTYKRIGVFIYLLLTTIGLITTSIKIAKYKTTSFLIRINSWLFYFVLVISCFVNWDMFITNYNIKHSGKVSKDYLVMLSETNLPELFKLEKEDVKLMKSVIGDSVTDAQRYYEVQLGTKLFEFMKQDKQMDWRSWNYDHSQVKNDLIDLNSRSEIPRVRLVEKGLYDLNVIKEFWNLTDLDVQSNYIRSVSEIKFFPGLVKLDLGWNRISRLEGIDNLQKLEYLNLRGNPITDYSPLLKLNNLKELHLPINISNAQVDSLKLRFPDLILVKY; translated from the coding sequence ATGAAAAAGAACGATTGGATACTGATCATCAGTGTAATCTTATACAGCTTCCTATTCTATAATCAATTTGCAGGAGTGAATTTTTTAATTTTCAACATCGCTCTGATAATTGGATTATTGTTGAAAGAAAGGGAACTTGTTAAAAATAAAAAGTGGAAACTTTCAGCATTCCTGAGTCTGGGAACTTCTCTGGCAATAACCATTTATGGAAACGGACTCGCAGTATTTGCAAATGTTATTGCTTTAAGTTTGCTTTCTGCATTTAGTTTAAGAAACAACAATTCATTTTTAATATCACTTGCATTTTCTTTTTATTCTTATGCAACGTCCGTTTTTTATATGGTACTGGATTGGCAAAAGCGAGCAAATAGTGAAGCAACAAAATCAGTACCTTCAGTTAAAAGAACATTTCTGATCATAATACCTGTTCTGATCACAATATTCTTTTTGTTTCTCTACAGAGCGTCAAATCCATTGTTCAATGATTTTATTAAGAAAATAAATCTGGATTTTATTTCATTTGAGCTTATCTTTTTTACAATATTTGGATTTATACTTCTTTATGGTTTTTATTATCACAGAAAGATAAATCTTATCTCTGCGATAGATGAAAATTCTAAGCAATCTATATCAGCCGGCGCAAGCGAATCCACATTAATATTTGGAAAATCACTTTCGCAAAGCGATGAATTATTTTCAGGAAAACTTCTCTTCGTCTTGTTGAATATTCTGGTGCTAATAATAAATATTCTGGATTTTGACTTTTTATTTATTAGTCATCATTTACCGGAAGATGTAACATATTCTCAATTTGTTCATCAGGGAATCGGAGCATTGATCTTTTCAATTGTTATGTCTGTACTGATTATTCTCTTCTATTTCCGGGGCGGGATCAATTTTTCGAAAGATAATAAACTAATAAAGACACTTGCTTACTTATGGATAATTCAGAACGTGATCATGCTAATCTCAACCTCAATGAGGAACGGCATGTATATAAATGAATATGGACTGACATATAAACGAATTGGAGTATTTATTTATCTTCTTCTTACTACAATTGGTCTGATTACAACATCTATAAAGATCGCAAAATATAAAACCACATCCTTCCTTATCAGGATAAACTCTTGGCTGTTTTATTTTGTTCTTGTTATTTCATGTTTTGTAAATTGGGATATGTTTATCACCAATTACAATATTAAACATAGTGGGAAAGTCAGTAAAGATTATCTGGTTATGCTTTCTGAAACAAATCTCCCGGAACTTTTTAAACTTGAAAAGGAAGACGTTAAATTAATGAAATCTGTTATTGGTGATTCGGTTACTGATGCACAGAGATATTATGAAGTACAATTGGGGACTAAACTTTTTGAATTTATGAAGCAGGATAAACAAATGGATTGGCGGTCCTGGAATTATGATCATTCACAAGTGAAGAATGATCTTATCGATTTAAATAGTCGTTCTGAAATCCCACGGGTCAGGTTAGTAGAGAAAGGATTATATGATCTCAATGTAATTAAAGAGTTCTGGAATTTGACAGACTTGGATGTTCAGTCGAATTACATAAGATCTGTATCTGAAATTAAATTCTTCCCCGGACTTGTAAAACTTGATCTTGGTTGGAATCGAATTTCGAGATTGGAAGGAATTGATAATCTTCAAAAGTTAGAGTATCTTAATTTGAGAGGAAATCCTATCACAGACTATTCGCCTTTACTTAAGCTGAATAATCTTAAAGAACTTCATTTGCCGATAAATATATCGAATGCACAAGTAGACTCCCTGAAATTACGTTTCCCGGATTTGATTCTTGTCAAGTATTAA